The DNA sequence CGGTCTAAAAGGGCACGTCTTCGAGGCACGCTACTTTGCAAGACTGTGTCTTGCGGAGCGCTACCTGTGGGCGCTCGTACGCTACGTGCACGACAACCCGGTCCGGGCTGGCCTGGTGGCGCATCCCGGACTGTACCAGTGGAGCAGCTACCCCGAGTACGAGACTCGGCGATGGCGGCTCGTTGACCCGAGTGAGGCCGCCGCGATCCTGGGATCCGTGAGGCCCGAGGACCTGACGTGGGTCAGCGCGATCGGGGCAGGGGACTCGTCCGGCACGGACGGCCGGAACCGGCGCTGAGACGGCCCCATCCCGCGTGCCTCCGGCGGTGCCAGGCACCGGAAGAGGTCCGAAAGTCTGCTGCGGCCGGGGCGCCAGAGTCCCACCCCGCGGTGCCTGGCACGCGCAGGGCCCGCGCAGGGGTCAACGGCGCAGAACCAGCAGCGCGTCGCCCACCGGGCGTTCGCCGGTCTCGTCGGACGGTAGGTTGACCAGCCGGCCGCGTACGACCATCGTCGACGACCCGCCGCCATCGAGGTTGACGGCATCGGCGGCGCCCCATCGCCGGAGTTCGAGCGCCAGCTCCGCCGCAGTCATCCCCAGCGCGTGGTACGGTGAGCGTCCGTCGGCGACCAGCAGGATGATGGTGCCGTCGGGCGTCCGACCTATCGCGGTGCGCGGATGCCGGCGATTGAGGAACCAGGCCGTGAATCCCTCGCCGGTTGCGATCACCTGACCTGCGCTGAGCAGCCGCGGCCCTCCGCACACCGCGTGGCGAACCTGTTGCCAGCGCGGGTCGGCGGAGGCAGGTAACACGGAGATCGTGACGCCGACGGGATCGCCGGGTTGGAGCACTGACAGGGCCGCGCGGGCGGCGCCGTGTCCGGAAAGCACGAATCCGTCGGCGGGAATCGTCGAGTTGCCCGCGCCCACCCGCACCTGCTGCACGACGCCACCACCAACGACCACCTCGATGCCCGCGAAGTTCGTCCGCGTAGTGGCGTCGTAGCGCGGCGTGTACAGGATCGTCTCGTCCGCCCGCCGCGCGCGGTTGATCCCCGACAGCGCCAGCAAGCCGTAGGGCGTGGACACTTCCCCGCGCCAACCCAAGACGTCGAAGAGCAACCCTCCGTATTCGCCGATGCCTACGCAGGACCTGTGGGGAATGGGTTCGCTGATCCACTCCCCGTCGATCGCCAGTCCCCCGATCGGGTCACCGTCGGGGGCGAAGAAGCCGCCGTTGACGGCTGCGACCGCACCCCGCCGCGTGGCGATGGCCGAGGTTCGCTCTCTCCCGATCACCCGTTCGCCCGCCAGCGCGGGCACCAGGGCCGCTGCGTCCGGCTGGACCTGCAGGACTGCCACCCGGTGGGGACCGGGCAGCGCTTCGAAGTCGCGCAGCGTCGAGATCAACCAGGTCGGGAGTCCCTCCTCGGCCAACCGGGCCCGCAACGTCTCCGCTGCCTGCCGGGTGGCGAAACTGCCCACGCGCACCTTGTGCAGTCCGTCGAGGAAGTCCACGAACGTCGGAAGGCCCCGGGAGCGCATCTGGTCAGCCAGGCGGCGGGCGTTCTCCTCGCTGGCGAACGCACCGATCTGCACTCGCCACACAGGGGGCGTCCGCAGCACACCGCGCTTCTCGGTGACCAGCCGGAGGCCGGGCTCGATGTGTTCTTCGGTCTGCAGCCGGATCCCGGTTTTGACGGCCTGCAGATACGCCCAGACCAAGGACGCGCCTTCGGCGCGCGTCATCGGAGCGCGCGCGCGCACCCGGTCGGTGGTGGGCTCGCGCAGCAACGGGGGTCGGGCGAGCAGCGCGACGGCCACAGAGCCCCTGCGGGACGCGGTGACGTCCGCGGCGTCTACCACGGGCAGGTAGACGGCTGCCAGGCGCTCGGCCTCCCATCCGTATCCCATCGCCCGCACCGTCCAGTGGATCGCTTCCTCGCGTGTCAGGAGCTCGGTGGGCCGGAAGAAGGAGGCCGTGCCCCGGTTGTTGTCCCCGTCGAGGATACCGTGTGCCGCCGCGGTTTCCGCGTACGGGAAGAACCAGTCTGCGCGGGTCACGTCCCTGAAGGTGGGAAGCTGTGGCCGTTCGAGGGGTAGGCCCCTGGCGGCGACCAGCCAGCGGGCGAACCGCGCCCGGCTGATCGGCTCCTCGGGACGGAACCGTCCGTCCGCGTAGAGTTCGACGATTCCGCGGCCGAGCAGCGTGCCGATCCGACCCTCGGCCCAGTGACCGCGGAGGTCGGTCGGGGTGCCCTGCGCGGCTGCGGCGGATGCCGCGACGAACAGACAGATGGCTGCGACGGTCGCGCGACGTCGGATCAACGTGGTTGCTCCCGTTCGGTCTACTTTCCGGCCGGGCGACGCGGCATCCTCCCGGTGGGGCCGGAAGGTTGGCGCATATCGGGGTCCACGCAGGTAGGAGTCGGTGTGTGGGGCGAACAAATTCTGCGAAGCTGCGTCGGACGTCCGGTCGCAGACATGGGGCGCGCGCACAACCTCGTCGAGCGATACGAAGAGGACCTGTTCCTCGTCAAGGGCACCGCAGGCTGGTCAGCGGTCGTGCTCCTCCTTGCCGGGTTGGTCGCCCTGCCCCTATTCCTCCCCCGGTGGGGTCTGGGCTACCTCTTGTTCATCGGAATTCTCATGGCGGCCAACGTCATCGTGGCGGTCGGCCTCAACCTGCTCGTCGGATTCACCGGGCTGATTTCGTTGGGTCACGGGGGGTTCGTCGCGATCGGCGCGTACGCGTCTGGGCTGCTGGCCGCGCGGGCCGACCTTCCCTGGTACGTCGCCTGGATGGGTGCGGCGGCCATCAGCGCCGGCTTCGGGTTCCTCGTCGGTCTTCCGGCGCTGCGCCTGACCGGACCGTACCTGGCGATTGCGACTTTGGGGTTCGGCATCGCGGTCTATCAGGTGCTCACGAACTGGACGGCGCTGTCCGGAGGGCGGATGGGGCTGGCCGTCGAGCCCCTGTCGCTGGGCATCGGGGGGCTGACGTCCACGCAGGAACTGTACTATGTGGCGGTCGCAGCCGCAGTGTTGCTGTGCTGGGTCGCGTTCAACCTCGTACGCTCCCACGTGGGGCGTGCGCTCGTGGCGATCCGGGACAGCGACATCGCCGCCACGGTCGCCGGGGTGAACCTGACGCGGTACAAGACGCTGGCGTTCGCGGTCAGCGCGGCCTATGCGGGTACCGCCGGTGCGGTCGTGGCCCAGGCACTGCGCCATTTGGAGCCGCAGTCGTTTACGTTCCTCGAGTCGGTGACGTATCTGGCGATGATCGTCGTCGGAGGGTTGGGCACGGTGCCCGGGGCGATCGTCGGCGCCGCTGTCCTCACCGTCCTCCCCCACTACCTGTCCGGCGCCAAGCAGTGGCTGCCGATCCTGTACGGCGGTGCGATCCTGTTGATGATGGCGATCGAGCCGCGGGGACTGTACGGCCGCTGGCTGCGCATCAAGTGGTACTTCAAGACGTGGCCGCTATGATGCAGGCAGCCCAGTACGTCGTGGGAGGACTGGCCACCGGGAGCCTGTACGCGCTCGTGGCCCTGGGGATCGTGCTCCTGTACCGCAGCTCGCGGGTCCTCAACTTCGCACACGGGGACGTGGCCACGCTGGCGGCGTTCGTGGCCTTTCTGCTGTTGGTGCGCGGCGCGACGTTTTCCGCCGCCGTCCTGGGTGGCCTGGGCGCGGTCGCCGTGCTGGGAGCGGCCTTTTACTATTTCGTCCTGCGACCGGCCAAGGAAGCCACCCTGCTGGGCAAGGTGGTCTTCACGTTGGGGCTGGCCCTCGTGCTGAGCGGTCTTGTGCAGGTGATCTGGGGTACGGACACCCAGATCTTTCCCTTCCCGCTGTCGGACACCCGTGTCTACCGCGTGGGTACGCTCATCGTCAGCGAGATGCACCTGGGCACGATCGTGATCAGTCTTCTGCTGATGGCAGCGCTGTACGGACTCATTCAGCACACCCGGATCGGGCTGGCGATGCGGGCAGTCGCTCAGAACGCCGATGCCGCCCAGGCTTTGGGGATTCCCGCGCGGCGGATCCACGCCTTCACCTGGGCGACGGCATCGGTCCTGGGAGGAGCGGCGGGGATCCTGGTGGCACCGGTGGTGTACCTCGATCCGTTCATGATGCTGGATCCATTCCTCAAGGGGTTTGCGGCCGCGGTGGTCGGCGGCATGGACAGCGCGCCGGGGGCCGTGTTGGGAGGATTCTTCCTGGGGATCGCGGAAAGTCTGTTCGCGGGATACGTCTCGTTTCAGTTCAAGACGACGATGGCGTTCGCGATCATCCTGCTGGTGTTGCTGATCCGCCCCGAGGGCTTGCTCGGGCGCGAGTACCACCGCAGGGTGTAGGGGCGCCGGGTCGATCACACACGGGGGTGTGCGGATGGGCGGAGTGGTGAAGCTGGTTGGGGCGGTTGTGCTGGCGCTTGCGCTCGCCGCGTCCGCTGCGGGTCAGGCGACGGAGCGCGGGGTCACCCCGACCGAGATCGTGCTCGGAACCAGCATGCCGATGACGGGTCCGGCGGCATTCTGGGGGACCGGGGTCAGCGGCGGGATCGACGCCTGGCTGAGACACGTCAACGACCAGGGCGGCATTCACGGACGGAGATTCCGGTTCGTCGTGCGAGACGACGCGTATCTTCCGCCGCGCGCCATCGCCAATGTGCGGGAACTCGTCGAGCGCGTCGGCGTGTTCGCCATCGTCTCGCAGATCGGCACCGCCAACTGCTTTGCGGTCCGGGACTTCATGGTGGAGACCCGCACGCTGTGGATCACGCCGGCCTGCGGCGCCGACATCTGGGCCGGGATGCGCGAGCGCAATCGTTACCTGTTCGTCACCTACCCCAGCTACACGGACGAGGGGATCTTCCTCACCCGGTATGCCGCGCAAAATCTGCGTGCGCGCAACGTCGCGGTCTTCTACCAGAACGATCTGTACGGGCAACAGGGGCTGCTGGGCGTCCGGCGCGGAATCGCCCAGGTGCGGGGTGTGCGGCTCGTCTCGCACGTCTCGTATGAGGTGACCGACGCGGAGGTGTCCGCACAGGCACTGAGACTCAGGGATTCGGGCGCCGACACCCTCTTCCTGTACGCGACGCCCAGGCACGGAGCCCTCATCGTGCGGGAGATCGCGAGGATCGGGTACCGGCCGACGCTGGTGTCCACCTTCACACTTCTCGACCCGATCATGTTCCAGCTGGCCGGCGACGCATGGAACGACGTCTACCTGGCGTCGTACATCCCGCTGCCCGGCACCGATCCCAGGGTGGACGCGGTGCTGGCCACGATCACGCGCATCAACCCGGAGCTTGCCCGCAACCCGTTCAACGCGATCGCCGGCGTCTCGTTCATCGAGGCGTTCCTCGAGGGGATCCGCCGAACCGGGCCCAACCTGACCAAGGACCGGCTGGTGGCCTCGATGGAGACGATCCGCAATTGGGACGGCGAGGTCATCCGGGGCGTGACGTTCACGCCGGAGAGCCGGCAGGGCATCAACCGCCTGTTCATGGCCAAGGCCGAGAGGGGCCGGTACGTCCGGCTCAGCGACTGGGTGAGCTATCAGAGGAAGTTCTGAGCCGTCCCCGGCGCGGAGCGGTCCGTCCGCGTGGTCGTCGGTGATGGAAGGGCCGCTGCTGGAGGTCGAGGGTCTGTCGGTCGCGTTCGGCGGCATCGTCGCGCTGCACGACCTGGACCTGGACGTGCAGCGCGGCGAGCTGCTCTCGGTGATCGGCCCTAACGGCGCCGGCAAGACCACGCTGTTCAATTGCATCTGCGGGCTGTATCGGCCGCAGTCGGGGCGAATCCGCTTCGAGGGGACCGACCTGCCGCAAAGGCCCGACGCGGTCGCCCGCCGGGGGATCGCCCGCACGTTTCAGAACATCGAGCTGTTCCGGTACAGCACCGTGCTGGACAACGTGCTGCTCGGACGTCACCTGCACGTGCGGTCGTCCCTCCTCGACGCGGCGCTGGCCACGCCTCGCTGGCGGCGTGAGGAGGCGAGGAACCGGCGGCGCGTGGAGGAGATCCTGGACTTCTTGGACCTGGCCCACGTGCGCACGCGGTTGGTGGGCGGGCTGCCGATGGGGCTGCAGCGCCGCGTGGAGATGGCACGTGCCCTCGCAGCCGAGCCACGTCTGTTGCTGCTCGATGAACCCTCCGCCGGCATGACCAGCGAGGAGAAGGAAGATCTGGCGTTTCGGCTGCGCGACCTCCGCAAGGACTGGGACGTGACGATCGTGCTCGTCGAGCACGACCTGCGGCTGGTGATGGGTCTGTCCGACCGGGTCGTGGTCCTCGACCACGGCATCAAGATCGCCGAAGGTTCTCCCGAGGCCGTACAGCGCGACCCGTCGGTGATCCAGGCATACTTGGGGACGGCTGCGGAGCGGGTCGTGGGGCCGTAACGGGTCCCCCGAAGTCGACCATGGACGTCCTGTTGCGACTCAGCAACGTCGAGACCGCCTACGGCCGGCTCGTCGTGCTGCACGGGGTGTCCCTGGAAGTGCCGGCCGGCCGCGTCGTCGCGTTGCTGGGATCGAACGGCGCGGGCAAGACGACGCTGCTCAAGACGGTGATGGGATACATCCCCGACCAGCCGCGTAAGGGGACGGTCGAGGTCCTCGGCCGCCGGGTGAACGGCTGGGAGCCCGAGGACGTCGCGCGGCTGGGCATCGCCTACATCCCCGAAGGACGCGGCATCTTTCCCGAGCTGACCGTCGTCGAAAACCTGCGCCTGGGCGCCTACCGACAGCCGCGGCACAGCGTCGCGGAAGCGATCGACTCTGTGGAGGATCGCTTTCCGGTGCTGCGCGAGCGCCGCGGCCAGCTGGCGGGTACGCTGTCCGGCGGCGAGCAGCAGATGCTCGCGATCGCCCGCGCGCTGTTGATGCGCCCGCGGCTGCTCCTGCTCGACGAACCGTCGCTCGGTCTGGCACCGAAAGTCGTCGGTGAGGTGTTCGACATCCTCCGGTCGATCAACACAGCCGACGGCGTTACGATCCTGCTCGTCGAGCAGAACGCCCGGATGGCCCTGGAGATCGCGCACTACGGTTACGTCCTGGAAGCCGGCCGGCTGGTCCTCGAAGGATCCGCGGGACGGCTTCGTGACGACCCCAACGTGCAGGAGCTCTACTTGGGGATCCGGCACGAGGTATCGGTCAAGGGCTACCAGCGGTGGCGACCCAGGCGGCGGTGGGCGTGAACCCGGGACCGGCGACCAACGGTCGAGGACGAAGCCTCCGTTATCCGCTCCGGTACAGGGCGGCGATCACGTCGCCGTACTTCTCCATGATCGCTCTTCGCTTGACCTTCAGCGTGGGTGTGACCTCGCCGTCTTCCTGGTAGAGGCGCTTGGAGAGGATCGCAAAGCGCTTGACCTGCTCGGGGCTGCTCAGCGTCTTGTTCACGCGTTCCACTTCTTGGGCGATCAGTTGGCGCACCTGCTCGTTGCCGCTGAGGTCCGCAAACGTGGAGAAGGGAATCCGCCGATCCTGCGCCCACTGGCTCACATTGTCCTCATCGATCACGATCAGGGCAACGAGGTAGGGTCTGCGGTCGCCGATCACGACGGCGTCGCCGATGTAGGGACTGAACTTCAGCTTGTTCTCGATGTAGGCGGGTGCGATGTTCTTGCCGTACGCATTGACGATCAGGTCCTTCTTGCGGTCGGTGATGCGTAAGAACCCCTCGGCGTCCATCTCGCCGATGTCCCCGGAATGGAGCCACCCGTCCCGTAGCGCCTGCGCGGTGGCCTCCGGATCCTTGAAGTAGCCACGGAAGACGTTCGGGCCCCGCACCAGGATCTCGCCGTCCGGTGCGATGCGGACCTCGACGCCCGGGATGGGTTGCCCCACGGTCCCCAGCTTGATCCGGTCACCCTGGTGGATCGTGGTCGGGCCGCTGCCCTCGGTCTGACCGTAGACTTCGCGGATCGGCACGCCGATCGCATGGTAGTAGGCGAGCACCTCGGGTGCGATGGGGGCCGCGCCGGACACGGCAAAGCGGGCGCGGTCCAATCCCAGCCGGTGCCGGAGCGGGTTCAGGATCGTTGCCGCTGCCACGGCGCGCGCAGCGCGCAGCCACACCGGTAGGGGACGTCCTTCGAGCCGTCGCAGGGCGTACTCCTGCCCCACACGGACGGCGGCGCGGTAGGCGGCGCGCTTGAAGCGGTCCACATCGGCCATGTGCAGCTCGACCTGCGAGTGCATCTTCTCCCACAGCCGAGGGACGGCAAAGACGATCGACGGTCGGACCTCCTGCAGGTTCTGGAACAACGTGTCGAGGCTCTCAGCGAAGTTGACCGTGTATCCCCACACCAGCGGCAGGTAGACCGACAGCATGCGCTCGGCGATGTGCGACAGCGGGAGGAACGAGAGCGCCTCGTCGTGCGGATACAGCGAGTTCGCCCGTCCCAGCGCCTCCGCGGTCCACAGTAGGTTGCGGTGCGTGAGCATCGCGCCCTTCGGCGGTCCGGTCGTACCCGACGTGTACAGGACGATCGCGACGTCGTCCTCCGAGATCCCGGCGACGACCGCATCCAGCGTCCGGGGATCGGTGGCTGCGCGGCCGAGTGCGCGCAGCTCTTCGAGCGACATGACCTGCGGGTCGGAAAAGCCGCGCAGGTGTTCTGTGTCCATGACCACGATGCGCCGCAGGCTAGGTAGGTCCGCCCGGATTGCGAGGGCCTTGTCGAGCTGCTCTTCGTTCTCGACGAAGAAGAACCTGGATTCGCTGTGGTCCAGGACGTAGACGCACTGATCGGCAGCGTTCGTCGCGTACACCGCGACGGACAGTCCACCGGCCAGCTGGATGCCCATGTCGCAGAACAGCCACTCGGGCCGGTTCTCGCCGATGATTGCGGCCGCCTGCCCGCGCTCGAACCCCAGAGAGATCAGCCCGGAGGCGATCTCCTCGGCGGCCCGCCCATAGTCGGCCCAGGTGATCCGGTGCCAGATCCCCAACCGTTTGTGGCGCATTGCGACCCGTCCGCCGCGTTCCCTCACGGCGCGCCGGAACCGCTCCGGCGTCGTGCCGGTCAAAGCAGCGGAGGGCGCCTGGATCACGGCCACGGGCTACGGGAACAGCACTCGGATGGGGATCGTAAGCAAAGTCGCCACGGACACGCCGACGAGGATGGCGCCCGCGCGGCCGGCCCGCAGGGCCCACCCACTCGGCCATCCCGCCCTGGCAACCCCGTTGGGAGCTCGGTGCCCTTGAGCCGGGCCAATCTGACGTCGACGGGTTCGAACGCCATAAGCAGAACCTCGGTTGTTAGCCCGATGCTATCATAGGGGTGCCCGACGTCAAACGAGGTGATCCCATTGATCCGTCCGCCCATCGAGACACTGCTGGCTCGCATCCCGAATAAGTATCTGCTGGTCATGGTCGCGGCGCGGCGCGCGCGCGAACTGCGCAGCGGACAGCTGCCGCTGGTGGACGTCGACTCGCAGAACCCCGTCACGATTGCCCTGGAGGAGATCGCCGCCGGCCGCGTCGAACCGGAGCCCGCCCGGTAGGGGAGCCCGCGGTCGGTTCGAACCCCCGGCCCTACCCGCTGGCCGCCAGCACTTCTTCCACCGGCGTGTGGGGCATTCCGTGGGCTTCGGCGACCCCGGCGTGGATGATCTTCCCGTCGACCACGTTGAGACCCCGGGCCAGGGCCGGATCCTCCCGGCAGGCCCGCTCCCACCCCTTGTTCGCGATCGCCAGGGCGTAGCCGATCGTCACGTTCGTCAGCGCGAACGTCGAGGTGCGCGGGACGGCGCCCGGCATGTTCGTGACCCCGTAGTGGATGACCCCGTGCTTGGTGAAAACGGGGTCGCTGTGGCTGGTCGGCCGGATCGTCTCCACGCAGCCCCCCTGGTCGATCGAGACGTCCACGATCACCGAACCCGGCTTCATCGTCCGGACCATCTCCTCGGTCACCAACCGCGGCGCGCGCGCACCGGGGATCAGGACCGCGCCGACGAGCACGTCGGCGTAGGCGACGGCCTGCTCGAGCGTGTACGGGTTGCTCATGACCGTCTGGATGCGCCCGTGCAGGACGTGGTCGAGGAAGGCCATCCGGCGCGGGTTCCTCTCGAGCACGGTCACCTGCGCACCCATTCCCAAGGCGACCTTCGCAGCGTTCTCTCCGACCACCCCGCCGCCCACGATCACGACAGTGCCCGGCGCGACCCCGGTCACCCCGCCCAGCAGCGTCCCCTTGCCGCCGCGCGTACGCTTGAGGTGGTAGGCTGCCTCCTGGATCGCCAGCTTGCCCGCCACCTCGCTCATCGGAGTCAGCAGCGGCAGGTCGCCGTCGGGCAGCTGCACCGTCTCGTAGGCGATGGCGACCGCACGGGATCTCACGAGCGCGTCGGTCAGCACGGGTTCGGCGGCCAGGTGCAGGTAGGCGTACAGGACCAGCCCGGGGCGCAAGTGGTCGAACTCCTCCGGCAGAGGTTCTTTGACTTTCATCACCATGTCGCAGCCCCAGACCTCGGCGGCGTCGCGGGTGATGCGGGCCCCGCGGCGCCGATACTCCTCGTCTGCGAAGCCGCTTCCCTCGCCCGCGCCGGCTTCGATCACCACTTCGTGTCCCGCTTGGACGAGCTGGATCACGCCGGCGGGCGTGATCCCGACCCGGTACTCCTGGTCCTTCCGCTCCGTGGGAACCCCGATCCGCATGGCCAGCCTCCCACCGCCTAGTCCTGACCCGGGTAATTCTGTTCCACCTCCACCGCCGGGTTCCTGGACCTGGGGAATTGCAGGACTTGCCCGTGCGCTTCGTGAATACCCTATGTGGACTCGATCTGTAGCTTCCAACCCCGCAGTCTGCCACACGTCTGTCCACCGAAGGGCAGGTGATGCCGCATGCTCTAATGAAGCGTGCCGCCACCCCGCGGTGGCAATGAATGCGTGACGTTCAGAGCGAGGAGGGGGGTAGGGTATGCGTCTTAGAGTGATCTTGGGATTCGTAGTCGTCGCTTTGGTGGCAAGCGCATGTGGGAGCGCTGGCGTATTGAACCCGACTGCCCAGGAGGCGGCCGGCGGGGCTGCGCAGACTTCTCAGGCGACCCCAAGGGCGGGGGAGTATCTGGTGATGTTTCGCACACCCAACACGTTGCCTGCCGGAGCGGAGCAGATGATCCAGCGGGCCGGAGGTGCGGTGGAGCGTCTGCTGCCGCAGATCGGGGTGGCGATCGCTCGATCGGATCGTTCGGACTTCGCGGAGGCGTTGCGCCGGGAGAGCACGGTACAACGCGTCGCGCAGGACCTCGAGGTGCAGTGGATCCCAAGCCGGATTGAAACGTGGGTCGCGGAAGAAAGACCCGGACAGAGCAGCGTCACACACCCGACCGGCGCCTTCTTCTTTCCCCAGCAGTGGAACCTGCGGGCCATCCAGGCGCCCGAGGCATGGGCGGCCGGGCATCTGGGCAGTCCCGGTGTCGCGGTTGCCGTACTGGACACAGGAATCGACTACACGCATCTCGATCTCGCGGGCAGGGTCGACCTCAACCGGAGCAAGTCCTTCGTTCCCACCGACCCGGTACCGGCTGGCGCACACGAAGTCGCCGACCTGCACTTCCACGGCACGCACGTAGCGGGCATCATCGCCTGCAACGCGGTCGGCACTGCCTGTGTGGCACCGAACGCCACCCTCATCGGAGTGAAGGTCCTCAACCTTGAGGGGCGTGGGACGTTCGCGGCGGTCATCAGCGGGATCGTGCACGCCGCTGATGTCGGCGCCGATGTCATCAACATGAGCCTCGGGGCGCGGTTCCCGCGGAGCTGTGTGTTCGAGGACGAGGAGGGCAATCGCGTCAACGAGCAGCCCGCGTGCGCGACGCTTATCGCGGCACTGAACCGTGCGACGAACTATGCGCACAGCAAGGGCGTGCTGGTCATCAGCTCGGCCGGCAACAGCGCGACGAATGCCGACCGCAACCGCGACATCATCATCGTTCCGGCCCAGAGTTCCAACGTCGTGGGGGTTTCGGCGACGGGCCCGGTCAACCAGGAGAATTTCGACGCGATGGCCTTCTACACGGACTACGGCTTCTCGCTGGTCGACGTCGCGGCCCCCGGTGGCGGCGGCACGCCGCCCCCGATCTCGAACGTGCTCGATGCCGTGATCTCGCCTTGCAGCTCCTTCAGCCTACTCCCGGGACTTGCCCTGTGCCGGACATCGCCGCCGCGATACGTGCGTGCCCGCGGGACGAGCATGGCTGCGCCGCACGCGGCCGGTGTGGCCGCGCTGATCGACTCCCTTGCCGGTGGGGGCATGAACGGAGCGCAGCTCCGGTCGAGGCTGCAGCAGTCGGCGGACGATCTGGGTCGGGTCGGCCGGGACGAGTTCTACGGCATGGGCCGGGTGAACGCGTTTCGTGCAACGCAGTAGGGGAGCCGCGCGTGTCCAGGATTTCCTGTCTGAGGAAAGGGGCACGTCACCGCGTCGAGTTCGTCGGGGAGTCGGCACTGCGGAACGGTCACGGCGAACGTAATGGGTAGCGTCGCGGCATCCACCTGCACCGCTGCAAGGATAGCGATCCAACCGTAGCTCGAGAGTGCAATGTCAGGGGCCGGGCCTTCGACCCGGCCCCTGGTTCTTCGAGGCTCTCCGAGTCCTGCGTGGCTGTCGGGTCGTGCGGCGCGGTCCCCTCTCAGCGGGAGGGGGAAGACACGGGCGGGGGCGTAGATCTCTTCGATTCGTTCCCGAAGGCCGCCGGGGCATTCCTGTCGAGCGTGGGAACTGCGGGGCTGGACTCCGCGTCTTAGGGAGAGGCAGCCTGCAGCAGGAGGCACTGGCATGCGGTACGCGGTCTGTGGCCTGGTCGGTGCGCTGGTGATGGCGGCTTCAGCATTTGCGGGGCCGGCGGCGACGGTGCAGCGCGGGATGCTGACCGTAGAACTGGCGGCGAACAAA is a window from the Armatimonadota bacterium genome containing:
- the ald gene encoding alanine dehydrogenase, coding for MRIGVPTERKDQEYRVGITPAGVIQLVQAGHEVVIEAGAGEGSGFADEEYRRRGARITRDAAEVWGCDMVMKVKEPLPEEFDHLRPGLVLYAYLHLAAEPVLTDALVRSRAVAIAYETVQLPDGDLPLLTPMSEVAGKLAIQEAAYHLKRTRGGKGTLLGGVTGVAPGTVVIVGGGVVGENAAKVALGMGAQVTVLERNPRRMAFLDHVLHGRIQTVMSNPYTLEQAVAYADVLVGAVLIPGARAPRLVTEEMVRTMKPGSVIVDVSIDQGGCVETIRPTSHSDPVFTKHGVIHYGVTNMPGAVPRTSTFALTNVTIGYALAIANKGWERACREDPALARGLNVVDGKIIHAGVAEAHGMPHTPVEEVLAASG
- the rpoZ gene encoding DNA-directed RNA polymerase subunit omega, encoding MIRPPIETLLARIPNKYLLVMVAARRARELRSGQLPLVDVDSQNPVTIALEEIAAGRVEPEPAR
- a CDS encoding AMP-binding protein is translated as MAVIQAPSAALTGTTPERFRRAVRERGGRVAMRHKRLGIWHRITWADYGRAAEEIASGLISLGFERGQAAAIIGENRPEWLFCDMGIQLAGGLSVAVYATNAADQCVYVLDHSESRFFFVENEEQLDKALAIRADLPSLRRIVVMDTEHLRGFSDPQVMSLEELRALGRAATDPRTLDAVVAGISEDDVAIVLYTSGTTGPPKGAMLTHRNLLWTAEALGRANSLYPHDEALSFLPLSHIAERMLSVYLPLVWGYTVNFAESLDTLFQNLQEVRPSIVFAVPRLWEKMHSQVELHMADVDRFKRAAYRAAVRVGQEYALRRLEGRPLPVWLRAARAVAAATILNPLRHRLGLDRARFAVSGAAPIAPEVLAYYHAIGVPIREVYGQTEGSGPTTIHQGDRIKLGTVGQPIPGVEVRIAPDGEILVRGPNVFRGYFKDPEATAQALRDGWLHSGDIGEMDAEGFLRITDRKKDLIVNAYGKNIAPAYIENKLKFSPYIGDAVVIGDRRPYLVALIVIDEDNVSQWAQDRRIPFSTFADLSGNEQVRQLIAQEVERVNKTLSSPEQVKRFAILSKRLYQEDGEVTPTLKVKRRAIMEKYGDVIAALYRSG
- a CDS encoding S8 family serine peptidase codes for the protein MRLRVILGFVVVALVASACGSAGVLNPTAQEAAGGAAQTSQATPRAGEYLVMFRTPNTLPAGAEQMIQRAGGAVERLLPQIGVAIARSDRSDFAEALRRESTVQRVAQDLEVQWIPSRIETWVAEERPGQSSVTHPTGAFFFPQQWNLRAIQAPEAWAAGHLGSPGVAVAVLDTGIDYTHLDLAGRVDLNRSKSFVPTDPVPAGAHEVADLHFHGTHVAGIIACNAVGTACVAPNATLIGVKVLNLEGRGTFAAVISGIVHAADVGADVINMSLGARFPRSCVFEDEEGNRVNEQPACATLIAALNRATNYAHSKGVLVISSAGNSATNADRNRDIIIVPAQSSNVVGVSATGPVNQENFDAMAFYTDYGFSLVDVAAPGGGGTPPPISNVLDAVISPCSSFSLLPGLALCRTSPPRYVRARGTSMAAPHAAGVAALIDSLAGGGMNGAQLRSRLQQSADDLGRVGRDEFYGMGRVNAFRATQ